The following are encoded in a window of Meiothermus sp. CFH 77666 genomic DNA:
- the lon gene encoding endopeptidase La yields the protein MRLELPVIPLRNTVILPHTTTPVDVGRAKSKRAVEEAMGADRLIFLVAQRDPEVDDPTQDDLYTWGVQAVVKQAMRLPDGTLQVMVEARARAEVKDYIAGPYLRARGEVYSEVFPADEAVTRVLVEELKDAFDKYVTSHKSLRLDRYQLEAVKGTTDPAMLADTIAYHATWTVAEKQEILELTDIEARLKKVLELLSRDLERFELDKRVAQRVKEQMDTNQREYYLREQMKAIQKELGGEDGLSDLDALRKKIEEIGMPEAVKTKALKELDRLERMQQGSPEATVARTYLDWLTEVPWTKADPEVLDIAHTRQILDEDHFGLKDVKERILEYLAVRQLTAHLEVRNKAPILVLVGPPGVGKTSLGRSIARSMNRKFHRISLGGVRDEAEIRGHRRTYIGAMPGKLIHAMKQVGVVNPVILLDEIDKMSSDWRGDPASAMLEVLDPEQNNTFTDHYLDVPYDLSKVFFITTANTLQTIPRPLLDRMEVIEIPGYTNLEKAAIARQYLWPKQVKEAGMEGKIEVTDAAIMRVINEYTREAGVRGLEREMGKIARKGAKFWLEGSWEGLRTVDASDLPTYLGIPRFRPDKAETEPQVGTAQGLAWTPVGGTLLTIEVAAVPGSGKLSLTGQLGEVMKESAQAALTYLRAHTQTYGLPEDFYNKVDLHVHVPDGATPKDGPSAGITMATAIASALSRRPARMDIAMTGEVSLRGKVMPIGGVKEKLLAAHQAGIHKIVLPKDNEPQLEDLPKEVLEGLDIKLVEDVGQVLEYLLLPEPAMPPVVQPTDNRQQPGAGA from the coding sequence ATGCGCTTAGAACTGCCGGTCATTCCACTGCGAAATACGGTTATCCTGCCGCATACCACGACCCCGGTAGACGTGGGCCGCGCCAAAAGCAAACGTGCGGTCGAGGAAGCAATGGGTGCCGACCGGCTCATCTTCCTGGTAGCTCAGCGCGACCCGGAAGTGGACGATCCCACCCAGGACGACCTGTACACATGGGGGGTGCAGGCCGTGGTGAAGCAGGCCATGCGTCTGCCCGATGGCACCTTGCAGGTGATGGTCGAGGCCCGCGCCAGGGCCGAGGTCAAGGATTACATTGCGGGGCCGTACCTGCGGGCTCGAGGTGAGGTGTACTCCGAGGTATTCCCCGCCGACGAGGCGGTGACCCGTGTGCTGGTGGAAGAACTCAAGGACGCTTTCGACAAATACGTGACCAGCCACAAGTCGCTGCGGCTGGATCGGTACCAGCTCGAGGCCGTGAAGGGCACCACCGACCCGGCCATGCTGGCCGACACCATCGCCTATCACGCGACCTGGACGGTAGCCGAAAAGCAGGAAATCCTCGAGCTGACCGATATAGAGGCCCGGCTCAAGAAGGTGCTGGAACTGCTCAGCCGGGATCTGGAGCGCTTCGAACTGGACAAGCGGGTGGCTCAGCGGGTCAAGGAACAGATGGACACCAACCAGCGTGAGTACTATCTGCGCGAGCAGATGAAAGCCATCCAGAAAGAGCTCGGTGGCGAAGACGGCCTGAGCGACCTGGACGCGCTGCGTAAAAAGATCGAAGAAATCGGGATGCCTGAGGCCGTCAAGACCAAGGCCCTCAAGGAGCTCGATCGCCTCGAGCGCATGCAGCAGGGCAGCCCCGAGGCCACCGTGGCCCGCACCTACCTGGACTGGCTGACCGAGGTTCCCTGGACCAAAGCCGACCCCGAGGTGCTGGATATTGCCCACACCCGCCAGATTCTGGACGAGGATCACTTCGGCCTCAAGGATGTCAAGGAGCGCATCCTGGAATACCTGGCGGTGCGTCAGTTGACCGCCCACCTGGAGGTGCGCAACAAGGCCCCCATCCTGGTACTGGTAGGGCCGCCGGGGGTGGGCAAGACCTCGCTGGGGCGCAGCATCGCCCGGAGCATGAACCGCAAGTTCCACCGCATCTCGCTGGGTGGGGTGCGCGACGAAGCGGAAATCCGGGGGCACCGCCGCACTTACATTGGGGCCATGCCGGGCAAGCTGATCCACGCCATGAAGCAGGTGGGGGTGGTCAACCCGGTTATCCTGCTGGACGAAATTGACAAGATGAGCTCAGACTGGCGCGGCGACCCTGCGAGCGCCATGCTGGAAGTGCTTGACCCCGAGCAGAACAACACCTTCACCGATCACTACCTGGACGTGCCCTACGACCTTTCCAAGGTCTTTTTCATCACCACCGCCAACACCCTGCAAACCATCCCCCGGCCCTTGCTGGACAGGATGGAGGTCATCGAGATTCCGGGTTACACCAACCTCGAGAAAGCCGCCATCGCCCGCCAGTACCTCTGGCCCAAACAGGTCAAGGAAGCTGGCATGGAGGGCAAGATTGAAGTGACCGATGCCGCCATTATGCGGGTGATTAACGAATACACCCGCGAGGCCGGGGTGCGGGGCCTCGAGCGCGAGATGGGCAAGATTGCCCGCAAGGGGGCCAAGTTCTGGCTCGAGGGAAGCTGGGAAGGCTTGCGCACGGTGGACGCATCTGACCTGCCCACCTACCTGGGCATCCCCCGTTTCCGCCCCGACAAAGCCGAAACCGAGCCCCAGGTGGGCACCGCCCAGGGCCTGGCCTGGACGCCGGTAGGTGGTACCCTGCTCACCATTGAGGTAGCTGCAGTTCCCGGCAGCGGCAAACTCTCGCTCACCGGCCAACTTGGTGAGGTCATGAAGGAGTCGGCCCAGGCCGCCCTCACCTACCTGCGGGCGCACACCCAGACTTACGGCCTGCCCGAGGACTTCTACAACAAGGTAGACCTGCACGTACACGTCCCCGATGGCGCCACCCCCAAGGACGGTCCCAGCGCCGGCATCACCATGGCCACCGCCATCGCCAGCGCCCTCAGCCGTCGTCCGGCCCGCATGGACATCGCCATGACCGGCGAGGTCAGCCTGCGCGGCAAGGTGATGCCTATTGGTGGAGTGAAAGAAAAACTGCTGGCAGCCCACCAGGCGGGCATCCACAAAATCGTGCTGCCGAAGGATAATGAGCCGCAGCTCGAGGATCTGCCCAAGGAAGTGCTGGAAGGGCTGGACATCAAACTGGTGGAGGACGTGGGCCAGGTGCTGGAGTACCTGCTGCTACCCGAGCCCGCCATGCCCCCTGTGGTGCAACCCACCGACAACCGCCAGCAGCCCGGCGCAGGCGCCTAG
- a CDS encoding NAD(P)-dependent oxidoreductase yields MQIIKPEEVLSEYYPPLTDHEALVEANRCLYCYDAPCTHACPTHIDIPKFIKKIASGNVVGSARTILESNLMGATCARVCPVQELCEGACVLGAEHKPIAIGRLQRYATDYVYERGIDVFKPGPPTGKKVAVIGAGPAGLTCAGELAKLGHSVTVFEKRELPNGLSTYGIIVLREPVEVAQAEADMVRRLGVEIKTQMELGRNLSWDEVKQAFDAVFLSVGLGAVPRMGIPGEEYILDGLQYIETSKMNPGSLKVGQQVVVIGAGNTAVDCATIAKRLGAERVTMVYRRTEREMTAYDFEYSFVKNEGVEFRFLTQPVEVLVENGQVVGLKCVRMALGAPDASGRPAPLPVPGSEFVLPCDQVVKAIGQEKPAVARLLGLETEKGFIKVNQNYETSLPGVFAGGDCIRAKGAASTVMAVQDGKLAAFAIHRNLVAGVGAAADD; encoded by the coding sequence GTGCAGATCATCAAGCCAGAAGAAGTCCTATCCGAATACTACCCCCCCCTGACCGACCACGAGGCGCTGGTCGAAGCCAACCGCTGCCTCTACTGCTACGACGCCCCCTGCACCCACGCCTGTCCCACCCACATCGACATTCCCAAGTTCATCAAAAAGATTGCCAGTGGGAACGTGGTGGGCTCAGCCCGCACGATTCTGGAGTCCAACCTGATGGGGGCCACCTGCGCGCGGGTCTGCCCCGTGCAGGAGTTGTGTGAGGGGGCCTGTGTGCTGGGGGCGGAGCACAAACCCATTGCCATTGGGCGCTTGCAGCGCTATGCAACCGATTACGTGTACGAGCGCGGGATTGACGTGTTCAAGCCAGGCCCCCCTACGGGCAAGAAGGTCGCGGTGATTGGGGCGGGGCCCGCGGGCCTGACCTGCGCCGGTGAGCTGGCCAAGCTGGGGCACAGCGTCACGGTGTTCGAGAAGCGTGAGCTCCCCAACGGGCTCTCGACCTATGGCATCATCGTGCTGCGTGAGCCGGTGGAGGTGGCCCAGGCCGAGGCCGATATGGTTCGGCGGCTGGGTGTGGAGATCAAAACCCAGATGGAGCTGGGCCGAAACCTTTCCTGGGACGAGGTTAAGCAGGCTTTTGATGCGGTGTTCCTGAGCGTGGGTTTGGGGGCTGTGCCCAGGATGGGAATTCCGGGAGAGGAGTACATCCTGGACGGCCTGCAGTACATCGAGACCTCCAAGATGAACCCTGGAAGCTTGAAGGTGGGGCAGCAGGTGGTGGTGATTGGGGCGGGTAACACCGCGGTGGACTGCGCTACCATTGCCAAGCGCCTGGGGGCCGAGCGGGTCACGATGGTCTACCGCCGTACCGAACGCGAGATGACCGCCTACGATTTCGAGTACAGCTTTGTAAAAAACGAAGGGGTGGAGTTCCGCTTCCTGACTCAGCCCGTAGAGGTGCTGGTGGAGAACGGCCAGGTGGTGGGCCTGAAGTGCGTGCGGATGGCCCTGGGGGCCCCCGACGCCTCGGGCCGGCCCGCCCCCCTGCCTGTGCCTGGGTCAGAGTTTGTGTTGCCCTGTGATCAGGTGGTGAAGGCCATCGGCCAGGAGAAACCAGCGGTGGCCAGGCTGCTGGGCCTCGAGACCGAGAAGGGCTTCATCAAGGTCAACCAGAACTACGAGACCAGCCTGCCCGGCGTTTTCGCCGGGGGCGACTGCATCCGGGCCAAAGGCGCAGCCTCTACCGTGATGGCAGTGCAGGACGGCAAACTGGCGGCGTTTGCGATTCACCGCAACTTAGTGGCTGGCGTGGGAGCAGCCGCCGATGATTGA
- the preA gene encoding NAD-dependent dihydropyrimidine dehydrogenase subunit PreA, with product MADLSINFAGIKSPNPFWLASAPPTNSGAQVHRAFEHGWGGAVWKTIGAPVLNVSNRYGAWHYGGQKMLAINNVELISDRPLEVNLREIRDVKRHWPDRAVIVSAMVESKPEAWRDIVMRIEDTGADGIELNYGCPHGMSERGMGSAVGQVPSYCQMITSWVTEVAKIPVIVKLTPNVASVVPPARAALAAGANGLSLINTINSIVGVNLDTLEITPNIGGKGGHGGYAGPAVKPIALNLLSSLGVDDEVRRYGVPISGMGGISTWKDAAEFLLLGATSLQVCTAVMHYGFRIIEDLVDGLNAWMDAKGFKTISDVVGKSLHRISDFNDFDLSFRAVARIDPDKCIRCNLCYVACNDTAHQCIDLVDASGSVVPPFRYDVHSNGKLEAVSTRPQPVVREEDCVGCRLCHNVCPVEGCIEMVEVPSGRASVTWRELTEKRPEVTEDWEAMLRYREEVGIEIH from the coding sequence ATGGCAGACCTTAGCATCAACTTTGCCGGCATCAAGTCCCCCAACCCCTTCTGGTTGGCTTCCGCGCCCCCCACCAACTCGGGCGCACAGGTGCACCGGGCCTTTGAGCACGGCTGGGGTGGGGCGGTCTGGAAGACCATTGGGGCGCCGGTGCTGAATGTCTCGAACCGCTATGGGGCCTGGCACTACGGGGGCCAGAAAATGCTGGCCATCAACAACGTGGAGCTGATCTCCGACCGGCCCCTCGAGGTCAACCTAAGAGAAATCCGCGATGTGAAGCGCCACTGGCCCGACCGTGCAGTCATTGTCTCCGCCATGGTCGAGTCCAAGCCCGAAGCCTGGCGCGATATCGTGATGCGTATTGAAGATACCGGAGCCGACGGCATCGAGCTCAACTACGGCTGCCCCCACGGCATGAGCGAGCGGGGTATGGGCAGCGCGGTCGGTCAGGTGCCCTCGTACTGCCAGATGATTACCTCCTGGGTCACCGAAGTGGCCAAAATTCCGGTCATTGTGAAACTGACCCCCAATGTGGCCTCGGTGGTGCCGCCCGCTCGAGCGGCCCTGGCGGCGGGCGCCAATGGGCTCTCCCTGATCAATACCATCAACTCCATCGTGGGGGTGAACCTCGATACCCTGGAAATCACCCCCAATATCGGAGGGAAGGGCGGCCACGGAGGGTACGCAGGCCCGGCTGTTAAGCCGATAGCGTTGAATTTGTTGTCCTCGCTAGGGGTAGACGACGAGGTTCGCCGCTACGGGGTGCCCATCTCGGGCATGGGGGGCATCTCGACCTGGAAAGACGCCGCCGAGTTTCTGCTACTGGGCGCAACCAGCCTGCAGGTCTGCACGGCGGTCATGCACTATGGCTTCCGCATCATCGAAGACCTGGTGGACGGCCTCAACGCCTGGATGGATGCCAAGGGCTTCAAAACCATCTCCGACGTGGTGGGCAAGAGCCTGCACAGAATCTCCGACTTCAACGACTTCGACCTCTCTTTCCGGGCGGTGGCGCGCATTGACCCCGACAAGTGCATCCGATGCAACCTGTGCTACGTGGCCTGCAACGATACCGCCCACCAGTGCATTGACCTGGTTGATGCCAGCGGCAGCGTGGTGCCGCCCTTCCGCTACGACGTCCACTCCAACGGCAAGCTCGAGGCCGTGAGTACCCGCCCCCAGCCGGTGGTGCGCGAAGAAGACTGCGTGGGCTGCCGCCTGTGCCACAACGTCTGTCCGGTGGAGGGTTGCATCGAGATGGTAGAGGTGCCCTCGGGCCGTGCAAGCGTCACCTGGCGTGAGCTTACCGAGAAGCGCCCCGAGGTGACCGAGGACTGGGAGGCCATGCTGCGGTACCGGGAGGAGGTAGGCATCGAGATTCATTGA
- a CDS encoding Uma2 family endonuclease, whose translation MVRPALKPLSVAEYLETEQASTVRREYVGGQVYAMAGASQRHSRISGNIFALCWQMARGKNCRVHQEGMRLLIGENERSDTEKAIYYPDVMVVCSKPITNDYYETEPCILVEVLSPTTLAIDLREKKLEYTRLPSLQTYLMVDQDSLLVRHAWRDAEGCWQEQDLAGDGVIPLPCLESQITLPQIYQDVFA comes from the coding sequence ATGGTCAGGCCAGCTCTAAAGCCCTTGAGCGTAGCGGAATACCTGGAAACCGAGCAAGCTTCCACGGTGCGGCGCGAGTATGTTGGGGGACAGGTTTATGCGATGGCTGGGGCCAGCCAGCGTCACAGCCGCATTTCCGGAAACATTTTTGCTCTGTGCTGGCAGATGGCTCGAGGCAAGAACTGCCGTGTTCACCAGGAGGGCATGCGGCTCTTGATTGGCGAAAATGAAAGAAGCGATACCGAAAAAGCCATCTATTACCCAGATGTAATGGTGGTGTGCAGTAAGCCCATAACTAACGATTACTACGAGACGGAGCCCTGCATCCTGGTTGAAGTGCTTTCGCCAACGACCCTGGCCATAGACCTCAGGGAGAAGAAGCTCGAGTACACCCGGCTGCCCTCGCTGCAAACCTACCTGATGGTTGACCAGGATTCCCTCCTGGTGCGCCATGCCTGGCGGGATGCCGAAGGTTGCTGGCAGGAGCAGGATCTGGCCGGGGATGGGGTTATACCCCTACCCTGCCTGGAGAGTCAGATTACCCTGCCGCAGATTTACCAGGATGTTTTCGCGTAA
- the hydA gene encoding dihydropyrimidinase, translating into MGLLIKNGEIITADSRYKADIYAEGETITRIGQNLDAPPGTEVIDASGKYVFPGFIDPHVHIYLPFMATFAKDTHETGSKAALMGGTTTYIEMCCPSRNDDALEGYQLWKSKAEGNSYCDYTFHMAVSKFDQKTEAQLREIVADGISSFKIFLSYKNFFGVEDGEMYQTLRLAKELGVIVTAHCENAELVGQLQQKLLSEGKTGPEWHEPSRPESVEAEGTNRFATFLENTGATGYVVHLSCKPALDAALAAKARGVPLYIESVIPHFLLDKTYAEQGGVEAMKYIMSPPLREKRNQRALWDALAQGFIDTVGTDHCPFDTSQKLLGKDAFTAIPNGIPAIEDRVNLLYTYGVSRGQLDIHRFVDAASTRAAKLFGLFPRKGTIAVGSDADLVVYDPHHRGKISVATQSVNNDYNGFEGFEIDGKPSVVTVRGKVAVRDGQFVGEKGRGKLLRREPMYF; encoded by the coding sequence ATGGGACTGCTCATCAAAAACGGCGAAATCATCACCGCAGACAGCCGCTACAAAGCCGACATCTACGCTGAAGGCGAGACCATCACGCGCATTGGGCAGAACCTGGACGCCCCGCCCGGTACGGAGGTGATAGACGCCTCGGGCAAGTATGTGTTTCCGGGCTTCATAGACCCGCACGTCCACATTTACCTGCCCTTCATGGCGACCTTCGCCAAGGACACCCACGAAACCGGCTCCAAGGCAGCCCTGATGGGGGGCACCACCACCTACATCGAGATGTGCTGCCCCAGCCGCAACGACGATGCCCTGGAAGGTTATCAGCTCTGGAAGAGCAAGGCCGAGGGGAACAGCTACTGCGACTACACCTTCCACATGGCGGTGTCCAAGTTCGACCAAAAGACCGAGGCCCAGCTCCGCGAGATTGTGGCCGACGGTATCAGCAGCTTCAAGATTTTCCTCTCCTACAAGAACTTCTTTGGGGTGGAAGACGGGGAGATGTACCAGACCCTGCGGCTGGCCAAAGAGCTGGGGGTAATTGTGACTGCCCACTGCGAGAATGCTGAGCTGGTGGGCCAGTTGCAACAAAAACTCCTGTCCGAAGGCAAGACCGGCCCCGAGTGGCACGAGCCCAGCCGCCCCGAGTCGGTCGAGGCCGAGGGCACCAACCGCTTTGCCACCTTCCTCGAGAACACCGGAGCCACCGGCTACGTGGTGCACCTCTCCTGTAAGCCTGCCCTCGATGCGGCTTTGGCCGCCAAGGCCCGTGGCGTACCCCTGTACATTGAGTCGGTCATCCCCCACTTTTTGCTGGACAAGACCTACGCCGAGCAGGGCGGGGTGGAGGCCATGAAATACATCATGTCGCCTCCGCTGCGCGAGAAGCGCAATCAAAGAGCCCTGTGGGATGCGCTGGCCCAGGGCTTTATTGACACTGTGGGTACCGACCACTGCCCCTTCGACACTTCGCAGAAGCTACTGGGTAAAGATGCTTTTACTGCAATCCCTAACGGCATCCCGGCCATCGAGGATCGGGTGAACCTGCTCTACACCTATGGGGTGAGCCGGGGCCAGCTCGACATCCACCGCTTTGTGGATGCGGCCAGCACCCGGGCGGCCAAGCTCTTTGGCCTGTTCCCGCGCAAAGGCACCATTGCCGTAGGATCCGACGCCGACCTGGTTGTATACGACCCCCACCACCGGGGCAAGATTTCGGTTGCTACCCAGAGCGTGAACAACGATTACAACGGCTTTGAGGGTTTCGAGATAGACGGCAAGCCCAGTGTGGTCACGGTGCGGGGCAAGGTGGCGGTGCGCGATGGGCAGTTTGTGGGCGAGAAAGGGCGGGGTAAGCTCCTGCGGCGCGAGCCCATGTATTTCTGA
- a CDS encoding LysE family translocator: MLIPPDQLLVFALASLALLLIPGPAVLYIVTRSASQGRAAGVASVLGIQCGGMVHVLMATLGLSAILLSSALAFNLVKYTGAAYLVYLGLRTWLSREPVELGALDRQPLGRIFLQGFVVNALNPKTALFFFAFLPQFVDPARGAASLQFLLLGLVFITLATFSDGAYALLSSTLGGWLRRKTKEPRFAQRQRLVTGGIYIGLGVTAALTGQRHQ; this comes from the coding sequence ATGCTAATTCCCCCCGATCAACTACTTGTGTTCGCCCTGGCCAGCCTGGCGCTGCTTCTGATTCCCGGCCCTGCAGTGCTGTACATCGTCACGCGCAGCGCCTCGCAGGGCCGTGCGGCGGGGGTGGCCAGCGTGCTGGGCATCCAGTGCGGCGGGATGGTACACGTGCTGATGGCCACGCTGGGCCTTTCGGCCATTTTGCTTTCCAGCGCCCTAGCCTTCAACCTGGTTAAGTATACAGGTGCGGCTTATCTGGTGTACCTGGGCCTGCGTACCTGGCTCTCGAGGGAGCCTGTGGAGCTTGGCGCTCTGGACCGGCAGCCCCTGGGGCGCATTTTTCTGCAAGGCTTTGTAGTCAATGCCCTGAACCCCAAAACCGCCCTCTTCTTCTTTGCCTTTCTGCCGCAGTTTGTAGACCCGGCCAGGGGAGCGGCCTCGTTGCAGTTCTTGCTGCTGGGACTGGTTTTCATTACCCTGGCTACCTTCAGCGATGGAGCCTATGCGCTCCTCTCGAGCACGCTGGGGGGCTGGCTCCGGCGCAAAACCAAGGAGCCCCGCTTTGCCCAGAGGCAGCGGCTGGTAACTGGAGGTATCTATATCGGACTGGGCGTGACCGCTGCCCTGACCGGCCAGAGACACCAATAG
- a CDS encoding ABC transporter ATP-binding protein — MMQSNTPNTHPSSTGLEAPPIVLVRQVSMVFQTGTVALKDANLEIAQGEFISLIGPSGCGKTTLLRLLADLIKPTSGSIQISGKNPEEARKSRAYGYVFQAPTLMEWRTVLSNVMLPLEVMNFPASERKARAEKMLALVGLEKFARHYPWQLSGGMQQRVSIARALAFDPQLLFMDEPFGALDEITRENLNLELLRLWRETGKTIIFVTHSIPEAVFLSTRIVVMTPRPGKIETVIPVDLPQPRTFETRELPEFFQIATEVREALRKGHGYEVTE; from the coding sequence ATGATGCAGTCCAACACCCCGAACACCCACCCATCCAGCACTGGCCTCGAGGCCCCTCCCATCGTTTTGGTGAGGCAGGTCTCGATGGTCTTTCAGACCGGCACGGTTGCCCTCAAAGATGCCAACCTCGAGATTGCCCAGGGTGAGTTTATCAGCCTGATTGGGCCCTCGGGCTGTGGCAAGACCACCCTGCTGCGCCTGCTGGCCGACCTCATCAAGCCCACCTCGGGAAGCATCCAGATCAGTGGGAAAAACCCGGAGGAGGCCCGCAAGAGCCGGGCCTACGGCTATGTTTTTCAAGCACCCACCCTGATGGAGTGGCGCACGGTGCTGTCCAACGTGATGCTGCCCCTGGAGGTGATGAACTTCCCGGCTTCTGAGCGCAAAGCCAGAGCCGAGAAGATGCTCGCGCTGGTGGGGCTGGAAAAGTTTGCCAGACACTACCCCTGGCAACTCTCCGGTGGGATGCAGCAGCGCGTCTCCATCGCCCGGGCTTTGGCCTTCGACCCCCAGCTCCTGTTTATGGACGAGCCCTTTGGTGCGCTGGACGAGATTACCCGCGAGAACCTGAACCTGGAGCTGTTGCGCTTGTGGCGCGAGACCGGCAAGACCATCATCTTCGTGACCCACTCCATCCCCGAGGCGGTCTTCCTCTCAACGCGCATCGTGGTGATGACCCCCCGCCCCGGCAAAATCGAGACGGTGATTCCGGTGGATCTGCCCCAGCCCCGTACCTTCGAGACCCGCGAACTGCCGGAGTTCTTCCAGATTGCTACAGAGGTACGCGAAGCCCTGCGCAAGGGACACGGATACGAGGTGACCGAATGA
- a CDS encoding ABC transporter permease, with protein MTRISPNLVPMLVVALVVLALYWPIMYLANIPAAQRALDTGAALPCKSAFECATQLRSPVLPSPQQLWNGFRNLMFPLNSPNAIPLNAAVTALETLVGLLLAALVGFFFAIGMVASRAFERSLLPWIVASQTVPIIAIAPMLVVVLGQYGVQGWLPKAIIAAYIAFFPIAIGVAKGLKSPDPLSLDLMKTYNANNWQTYLKLRFPASIPYLFTAFKVAMTAALIGAIVAEISTISFQGIGKMLAENSRASDVVAMWVIMLSSAVLGILLVALVNWLERLLTPWQRARAAATPLPKQARVSREGAG; from the coding sequence ATGACCCGTATCTCGCCCAACCTGGTTCCCATGCTGGTGGTGGCCCTGGTGGTGCTGGCGTTGTACTGGCCCATTATGTATCTGGCCAACATCCCGGCGGCCCAGCGGGCGCTGGACACCGGAGCGGCGCTACCCTGTAAGTCAGCCTTCGAGTGTGCTACCCAGCTCAGAAGCCCGGTGCTGCCCTCCCCGCAACAGCTCTGGAATGGTTTTCGAAACCTGATGTTTCCCCTCAACTCCCCCAATGCCATTCCTCTCAATGCTGCCGTGACGGCGCTCGAGACCCTGGTGGGCCTGCTGCTGGCTGCCCTGGTGGGCTTCTTTTTCGCCATCGGGATGGTGGCCTCGAGGGCCTTCGAGCGCTCCTTGCTGCCCTGGATTGTGGCCTCGCAGACGGTGCCCATCATCGCCATCGCGCCCATGCTGGTGGTGGTGCTGGGCCAGTATGGAGTACAGGGCTGGCTGCCCAAGGCCATCATCGCTGCTTACATCGCTTTTTTCCCCATCGCCATCGGGGTGGCCAAGGGGCTCAAGAGCCCCGACCCCCTCAGCCTCGACCTGATGAAAACCTATAACGCCAACAACTGGCAGACCTACCTGAAGCTGCGCTTCCCCGCCTCGATTCCCTATCTCTTCACGGCCTTCAAGGTGGCCATGACGGCGGCTTTGATTGGGGCCATTGTGGCCGAAATTTCCACCATCAGTTTTCAGGGTATTGGCAAGATGCTGGCCGAAAACTCCCGTGCTTCGGATGTGGTGGCGATGTGGGTCATCATGCTTTCCTCAGCCGTGCTGGGCATTTTGCTGGTAGCCCTGGTGAACTGGTTGGAGCGCTTGCTAACCCCCTGGCAACGCGCCAGAGCAGCCGCTACGCCCTTACCCAAGCAAGCCAGGGTATCTCGTGAAGGAGCTGGCTGA
- a CDS encoding ABC transporter permease, producing MVAQATKPVWTQALLGWVLLAIGFGVLLWFIASWWNQTEPASGSQKLLIGGGFLLTTLGIARVANQFVNTPNPVIGFTPAALTLLLVVVAAEALLRAYQVPPGLIPTPSRVLATFFAVRDVLLQDAFQTVVLEALVGYLIGCGLGVFTALLVSRYVFLERGLLPYATVFSSIPIVALAPVLVKMVGIDWQSKAVIVAITVFFPVVVNTFRGLTEVSPLSLDLMRSYAASEVQQYRWLRLPNALPFIFNALKLGTTLAMIGAIVGEFFGANGQGLGFRIQIEAGRFGFDIVWSAIIVASLIGIAWYNLVAWLERRLTGWHVSFR from the coding sequence ATGGTGGCTCAAGCGACCAAGCCAGTCTGGACCCAGGCACTGCTGGGCTGGGTGTTGTTGGCGATTGGATTTGGCGTGCTGCTCTGGTTCATTGCGAGCTGGTGGAACCAGACCGAGCCTGCTTCGGGTTCTCAAAAACTCCTGATTGGGGGTGGGTTTTTGCTGACGACGCTGGGCATCGCCAGGGTGGCCAACCAGTTTGTGAACACCCCCAACCCGGTCATAGGCTTTACCCCGGCAGCCCTGACCTTGCTGCTGGTGGTGGTAGCGGCGGAAGCCCTGTTACGGGCCTACCAGGTTCCCCCAGGCCTCATCCCGACCCCCAGCCGGGTGCTGGCTACGTTTTTTGCAGTGCGGGACGTGTTGCTACAGGACGCCTTCCAGACGGTGGTGTTGGAAGCACTCGTCGGGTATCTGATTGGCTGTGGACTGGGCGTGTTCACAGCCTTACTGGTGAGCCGGTATGTGTTTTTGGAGCGGGGCCTGTTGCCCTATGCCACGGTTTTTAGCAGCATTCCCATCGTGGCCCTGGCCCCGGTGCTGGTCAAGATGGTGGGCATTGACTGGCAGTCCAAGGCGGTGATTGTGGCCATCACGGTGTTTTTTCCGGTGGTGGTGAATACCTTCCGGGGCCTTACCGAGGTCAGCCCCCTGTCGCTTGATCTGATGCGTTCGTATGCGGCCAGCGAGGTGCAGCAGTATCGCTGGCTGCGGTTGCCCAATGCGCTCCCCTTCATCTTCAATGCCCTCAAGCTCGGGACTACCCTGGCCATGATTGGGGCCATTGTGGGTGAGTTCTTTGGGGCCAACGGGCAGGGCTTGGGGTTTCGGATCCAGATCGAAGCAGGCCGGTTTGGCTTCGATATCGTCTGGTCGGCCATTATTGTGGCCTCGCTGATTGGCATCGCCTGGTACAACCTGGTGGCGTGGCTCGAGCGGAGGTTAACGGGGTGGCACGTATCGTTTCGCTAG